From Syngnathus scovelli strain Florida chromosome 14, RoL_Ssco_1.2, whole genome shotgun sequence, one genomic window encodes:
- the atxn3 gene encoding ataxin-3: MDAIFHEKQEGSLCAQHCLNNLLQGEYFTPVDLSSIAHQLDEEERMRMAEGGMGSDEYRTFLQQPSGNMDDSGFFSIQVISNALRVLGLDLILFNSREYQSLMINPINEKAFICNYKEHWFTIRKLGQQWFNLNSLLTGPELISDTYLALFLAQLQQEGYSIFVVRGNLPECEAEQILGIMRVQQQQRPKLIGEAQAQMSARGSATLGQTDMNFGVESEVVDEDEELRTALALSRQNIDVEDEEADLRRAIQLSMQGASSDSGGGHVRVDSRPAEELRVRNETLTADELRMRRQAYFDQQQPTLQSNIPQQASTTPIENSCTEADQQQKPSL, translated from the exons ATGGATGCCATATTTCACGAGAAA CAAGAGGGCTCTCTCTGTGCCCAGCACTGCCTCAACAACTTGCTGCAGGGTGAGTACTTCACCCCCGTGGATCTCTCCTCTATTGCACATCAGCTGGATGAAGAGGAGAGGATGAGGATGGCAGAGGGAGGAATGGGTAGCGATGAGTACAGGACCTTTTTACAG CAACCATCTGGTAACATGGATGACAGTGGGTTCTTTTCAATACAA GTTATTAGCAATGCTCTTCGAGTTTTGGGACTGGACCTTATCCTCTTCAACAGCCGGGAATACCAGAGCCTGATGATAAATCCCAT AAATGAAAAAGCCTTTATATGCAATTACAAGGAGCACTGGTTTACCATTCGAAAACTTGGACAACAG TGGTTTAActtgaattcacttttgactggACCAGAGTTGATCTCGGACACATATTTAGCCCTTTTTCTTGCACAGCTACAGCAAGAAG GTTATTCCATATTTGTGGTCCGAGGAAATCTCCCAGAATGTGAGGCAGAGCAGATTCTTGGGATCATGAGAGTGCAACAACAGCAACGGCCAAAACTAATTGGCGAGGCCCAAGCTCAGATGAGTGCACG CGGGTCGGCAACACTGGGCCAGACGGACATGAACTTTGGTGTAGAGAGTGAAGTTgtggatgaagatgaggaaTTAAGGACAGCTCTCGCACTCAGCAGACAAAACATTGACGTAGAAGATGAGGAGGCGGATCTCCGCAGAGCCATTCAGCTCAGCATGCAAG GGGCTTCTTCAGATTCTGGTGGTGGACATGTGAGAGTGGACAGCAGGCCTGCAGAAGAACTACGAGTCCGCAATGAGACACTCACAGCTGATGAGCTGAGGATGAGGCGGCAGGCCTACTTTGACCA GCAGCAGCCCACTCTCCAGTCGAACATTCCTCAACAAGCTAGCACAACACCAATAG AGAACAGCTGCACGGAAGCGGACCAACAACAAAAGCCGAGTCTGTGA